TTCTGGTGGCCTGGGATGGGTCAGACACCTGAGAGTATGTAGAAGCTTGTCCCATCTGTGCTTAAGGGAAGACCTCCCAACAAGTACCTGCCAGTCTCCTAAGACTGTTGCCAGGCGCAGGTCAGCCACGGTCACACATCGCTCTGGACTGCATGACTAGACACATTCTCCAGCCCTCGCCCTGCCACTCTGCCTTGCTTGGATTCCCTTTCGGACCTGGAACTGGATTCTCTTTTGGACTTGATACCTCTGACCTGCTTGTCTGCTTTATGGAATGATTCTCTTACATTGATTGAGAAAAGACTATTAAACTATTTAAACCTCTGTCCTACTCCCATCTCCTTATCTGAGTCAAAGCATGTGGGTCTGTACACTTGCCATATCGTAACCGTACGCTCCAGGTGGCGCTGAGCCAGTGAGGAGGGGCAAAGTTTGAATGTTGCATTTCTAAATTCAAAAATTCTTGAATTGTGTACTTTTAAACCGGGTGAGAATTagggctgcagcagcctggcaATACTCATATGATCATAAATAACCACATTGGACATTATAAGTGTGtagagaggaaagacagattagagtcaagtcaaaatgtctgctgtgaaaaaggcagACTCAGAGACACCAACCATAAGGTACATGAAAAGTTTCGATCCTGagttttttaaaaatcacaagCAAATCCATCATGGAGCAAGGAATTAGTTATGGTTTGAAATGAATTTGATGAGGAAGTGTGAAAGATACCTGTACAGGTTTTTGTAGCGGCTCAGGTCCTCCAGTTCCACAGCCTGGATCTCGTTGTGGTCCAGATGAAGCTCATGGAGACTCTCTGGGAGGTCTGAGAGACAGATACAATACCTTTAAGGCTCACTCAGCGGGGAGTTTTGTCCTGTTCCATTTAGTTTTGTTGTCTAAACCAAAGAACTGGTTCAATTTTAACCAGAGCAAATGGCGAccgtttcacaatgttaaccatgtGAAAGCGAAGGTGTGGTACGTCTATCACTGGTTGTCTTCAGTGGtcatatatgtcattttgggagtcactggcaatCAAGCAACCTGTCTAATTTTGCATGTTTCTGTAAATTGTTCCACTTTTGTTGAGCATGATATTTAAAAGCCAGTTTCCTAACCTCAGTATTAATATATTGATTTTCAAGGACCAGATAGTTTTGGGACTCAGTGCAGTACGAACATGATGTAGagttaaaaatacacacaatatacTCAGTCCAGAAATGTGATGTAAATAAATAGAATGCAGTGCTATGTTCTTCTCACTGCCAACGACTGCCACCCAGCTTTCTCATATAATAAACAATGATGAGTTGTAAATCCACCCCAACTTATGAACCTAAGGGTGGAACGACAGACTGCATCAAGAGTTTTAAGGGTGGAGGCAGGAGGATGCATGCAAATTATCATAGTCCATGACAGATAAAGCACAGCTTGTCATTAAGCCACAGACCAAGGGAGTTATACAAGGATGCTGTTTCAGCTGGTGTCCCATTAAGAGTAGTAACATTCACTTCAACAGAACCGTACATTTTCTATAGAACAGCATGCATTATGTTTTTCCTGGGTTTACCAGTTCTTTCAGATCAGTTTAAGTTTGCTATACAGTACAGAAATCAAAATGCAAGTTTTGAACTGCCTGGACAACAGAAGGCGCTGTTATAACTAATGTCTGCATGCAGTTGTTTGCTGCACTTGCTCGCCTGTTTAGCTCTTGCAAACCAATCTCTGCTGGTTAATGGAAGAAGcagccacagacagcagatttAAAAATGCTGCCAAACACAGAGATTTACCGAGCACTGATATCAGCATTGTGTGACCTTTCTGGGCGAGGCCTTGAATGTAATGGATgttcatttatatgtaaaaatCCTTCATCGCAGCTTAAAACAAACACCATTAGAGAGCTTCTGGtgggtgttttctttttccctttggAAAAGCCACCAGTTTAGCTTTTTCCCCTTGTTTGTACTCTTTGTGTTATGGTAATGAGCTgctggcttcatatttagcatacagacatgaaagtggtcTCAATTTTctcattcagtatttttttcaCAATGGTGAACTGTTCCTGTAAACATAGCCTCAAACTGTGTGATGCATCCACTGTAACCATGTAAGCCACACAGATGAATTGTTACCTTTTGGCACCCCAGTCAGTTTGGCCTCTGATATACGCAGATAATTCAGTTTCAGTCCCTTGAAAGCTCCAGGCTCAAAACCACTGTTGTGGAGGGGGTTTGCTCCCATTTCTGCAAGATGAAGGGAATATTTGCGGCATGAAATGAATTTCAGTCTCTTTAATCCAATGCCTTTGCTATACAGTGGTAAATACAGTGGTGAGCACCACCGAATATAGCCTAAATTTGTTGAAGTCATCAGTGTTTCTGACCTATGCAGTTCATGCTGCCCAGTCCTGCGAAGGCTCCATCTGCCACCTTCTTGATGCGGTTCTCGTGGATCCTCAACTCAACCAGAGAGGCAGGCAAGTTCTTGGGGATAGTCGTCAGCAGATTCTTGGAGAAGTAGAGCTTCTGCATGTGCTTCAGAGGTAAAAATGCTCTGGGGTGGACTCTAGAAATGTGGTTATTCCTCAGAGACAGACcctaacaaaaaaagaaagaaaggaaaatcaCGGAGAAGCACTTTATTTGATTTGTGTGAAAACCTCAGTAGCAGgaaaattaaaagaaagaaagctaaaataatacataaaataataaatgcaatagagcttgtgtttgcatgtgtgaatgaaaacagttcacAGCAGTCCATCACCTTAGCAGACAGTCTCCTCACCTGTACTGGCTGAAGGATGGAGACAGATGTAGGCTGAGGTAAACAGACCTTAATAGAGATGTCATTGTATAATGTCATGTTTGGAGTTTCCTACGCTGCCAGACTTAATATTGCTCTTGGTCAGCGCTTTTGAATGCGGGTCAGGAGTGAGCAAAGCCATTTTCCTAAGAGAGGCAAGGATGTGAGCATACTCCCATTTGGTTTGGGCTCAAACTTAATACAATTAAAGCTCTCAGAGCGAAGGGCGGTGGAGGGcgaaaaagaaaggaaatgaacCTCTAAATCTCCGAGGAGACGGAGGGTCATAATGATATTTCACACCGCCGAAGCCAATACAAGCTGAGCTGAGCCGGTTACACATTCTTGAGAGGTGCTGAGCTAATGCTGAGTGGGACATTATGACTGTGACCAGACTGTGTGTCTCTTACATATAAGTTAGTGAGGCCTTTGAAGTCATTCTCTTTGAGCTCAGTGATATGGTTGTTCTGCAGGTCCAGGAACTTGGTGTCCCGAGGAATATTCTTTGGCACCTCGGTCAGACCTGAGGACAAgaccaataaaaacacagaggggaaTCACACTCCATTAAATGCTTCCATGGATGACTGTGAACCAACACCCTAAAAACCAGTTTGTTTTCAATGGGCAAGCTCTTAGGATATCTTAGTCAGACATAGACCTTGGAAAATAAATAGTCACTGCGTGTTTTAAAACCTCCATCAGGCCCCAAAATTCACCCAATCACACTCCCACACAATCTCAAATGAGCACTTTGGGCCTCCTTGTCTATTATTTTAATGAGAGGTGGACATAGACACAAGCATGGAGGTCACACAGAGACGTCAAAGCAGCACATAACCAACATTACTGGTTTGTCACTGACAAACcgacattcatacacacactctctctctctcacacacacacacacgcaaattCCCCTCACAGCAGATGGGGACACCAGATGTTTTCCGTCTGGTTTCCATTTGACAGAAGTTACAAAGGATGTGACTTAAATGATCAAAAtcacacatgaaatgaaagGGAGACGGGCacaaccctgacacacacacacacacagaaatacaagctgtgtgtgttaatgtgtgagtGGTGAGGCTGTCATCCCATTTGGAAACATGGgtgttttcattttggtttcTTTGTGACAGAAACACCTGCTAAGTGCTAGTTAACACCCTCAGTGACAAGCGTAAGTACCAAAAGCTGTTACGGTTAGTGTTGCTTATGAGTATTGTTTACCAAGCAATAAATCCATGCAGTGCTAAGAATGGGTTACAAGTGGACAGTGTTAGGAAATACACCTGCATTATTCCACACAGGGATCTCTCTGGAAAAATGACTCAGCACACGTACAAACATGGCAACCAGTGGTCATTGACAAGACCACATCACAGGGCCACGTGGACAAGTGTATCAGATGTGGTCAGTGGCGCAGACAGCCCACGGTAAGCGAATCCCGACCAGGCCCGACCTCATCTGGACCATGACCATGATGCAACCAGACCTGCTGGTGAGAAAGCGCCAGCTGTCCCACTGGGATCCAGTTTGCCACCAACCACATCTGACCCACAGGCCTTTACCCAGAGCTGTCCATCTAGAGTTAAGTTTAGATATATGGCTTTGGCTGTACTGTGCCACACCCTCCATGTCACCACACAGGATCAAACCCTCAGCAGCTCCCTCTGGCATTCCGCTCAAACCACGTCTTCACGTCCTCGCTGAGAGATGTGGAACTTTATAGCGCAGCCTCATCCAAGAACTCAAGCTTCAGGGAGCAAAGATAAATTCATTAAAGCCGTGGATGAAAGTTTAAATTATAAACCAACTCTGTCTCTATGATTTACTTTCCTCAAATGTAATAAAGTTATTACAGCTGCTGTGAGAGCAACCTGACTCCAAAAGTGCAGAGTGTTCCCGGGTGCATTCATGTGGTAGGAAATATTTACCTTCCAGTCAACACCTGCAGCTTTCGACATGCATCCTGCCAACTGGAAACCTTCAAATTTGTATGCCTGCATCAAACCTAACAGACACGATAAACAGACCTGAGAAAACTTTCACCGACACGCTGATTAACTGAATCTCTTAACCCTCTAAACCCCAAACCACAGTACTTCAACCATATCTACCACAAATCTCAAAGCCTTTACcacaaactgacaaaactaGCACCCTCTCAAACCCCAGCGCCCCTCAGCGCAAACAGCCGACATCATGCTGGgatgcacacagagaggagacagacgcCACCGCCAAAATACATCTGCTCTAAATAAGCACTTGACATCTCGGAAATTATACGCTTCCATATTTACCCGCTGCAGAAAGGCCGGGGACAGTAAATATATAGAGCTTGTAAAATGATGATTCGACGAAACCATTATGTCTAAACACAGACAGCTTATTAGAGTTATATAGCCAGTATAACGTGAGGAATCTTTATATCCACAAGTAAGGCTGAATTCAGTTCCTTTGGTCCTTTAAGAGTAGACAGAGGAAGAATAGCATGCACTTATAATATCCACAGTCATGAAACTGTAGTGTGTGCTTATATGGAAACATGACTAAAATTAAGCCAGACTGTAAAAGCATCATGGAAATCATATTTTAAGCTTTTGTTGATGTGTCAAGAAATAGctgaatgtttttgtgtccttttctgtttgcatgttttgctAGTGGAACTCGTAAGTGAATATTCATAATCCTCACGTCCTTATTTCTATTCAAAAACGCCTCAGCGGTGCACATAAACATAACTTTTATCTCTCCATCGTCCTTTCCTTTTaatcatctcctccatctttaaATCTCTTTAAACTAACCCATCCTTCCCTCCGTCCTCCCCTGCTGTTTTGGCTTTACATTAAACATCCTTTCCGCAtcccaaaaacaacataaaacagctCCTTAAAGACAGTGAGGAAATTATAAACTTTTCATCTCCTCCCATCAAAGTGTCCCTGTTTTTGTCCACtactgtgtctctctctctgcctccctctctctccctttccgtcctttttattttctcttcccCCTTCCTTTagtcttttctccttttctgctcAGACTGTcgctctccctttctttcccaCCCAGCATCTACAACAAAGTCTGGAACATAAAATCCCTCAAAGACATGCCTCTCCTTGTCAAAATACACCAGCATTATCTGCGAGAAAGACATTCCTCTCTTAGATAATACACCAAAGGGGGGGCTTTATTCTCTGGAGCTATGAAAGTCATGCAAGGCTCGGGCCACGctcactcactctgtcattCAGCTCATTTGCTTTCCTTTCTGAGCCTCTtgacacacacttacaaatgATGACGAAGCATCACAGacatgcatctctctctctctgttgtttcacacactctcactgacCGAGGTCAGAACACTGGACGACCCGCAGCTGACAGTGGCAGCCGAAGGGGCACATGGGTATGTCAGGGGGGAGGATCTCGTCTACCGCCGAGCCTTCTTCCTCGTCCCTCATCATCGTCATTATCCCGCCGCTGTCCATGCTGTCCATGGCAAAATCCCAGAAGCCTCTCTGCTCAAAGGGCagggccgaggaggaggagagcagctgcACCATGCATAGCAACAGCAGGAGGGAGCAATGTGGCAACATCTTTAGCTTACACAcctgagaaaacagaagaggggAGGAGTGCAGAGTCAGTTTTATTGTGCATGAATGGATACACTCAACAACAAGCTGgaactaatgcagtctaatccAGCAGCCCTACAATGAATCCTACATTCAAAAGgttgtaatatatatatatatatatatatattttaagaCAGGTATCGATTCAGCTTAATTATCATTTTGGTGCTATTGAATTGCatacagagaggtgtttctaattttTTGTCCGCCCCATTTATATCAGTGAGATTAGATGGAAATATGCCCATAAGTGTGTGGATTCAGCTGGTATCTGTTGATATTTGATCACTGATTAATTGTGAATTTCTTATTATAGTTCAGAATGCAAAGGCCACATATAAGTAGTTATTTATAAAATCTTTGACGTGGAACTTATCTTCCCTCTAAGCAAAGTCTAGACTTGGCGTAAGTGACTTTCCTTGTGGCTATGTAGAGATATTGCAGCTTGGCACTCATATAAGTCCGAGCATGTGTTGAACTTTGCCTGAGGTTCATGAACAATAATCACTTTCTCCACTGATTGCAGTGATGCATTGGTTCATTTGGGAGAGCTCAGGCATGCCAGGCTCCCCTCCCTTCACCTTAATGCTGCAGTTACGCGTggctattcttttttttttttttcgcttgTAGTTTAAGGTCAGACCATTTCTTTTTAATCCTAaccacagttttgtttttctgccccACTTTGTTCGGTGCATTGGCGACACACTCCAAGGCTGCGCGTTTGGCTTTGTTTGTCAACCCACTACTGTATTTAGTCCACTGAATAATACGTGTAGCCTGGCTTTAGTCGCCTTGACCATCATTGTGATCTCATTTCCCCAAAAAGTTTGTTGTTCTCTTTTGGTTCGTGGATATTCCTGACTAAACCCTCATTTGAGCTGGCATTTTATAGGGGGAAATCACAAAGCAGGTGCTGTCAATTTCAGTTGATTTCAGATTTGTAGATCACAGGTACAAGTACCTAAGAAAGGCGTTTTATGCTCAGCTTTTTTGAATCAAACATAAGTGCTCTGTCAGAAGTGATCTTTCAACTAAATTAAAGTATAAATCttacatttctttaaatgagGCCTGAAGTAGAATTATTCCAGCACAGAGGTACTGGTTGGTTTCAGGACAAGAAATGATGCTGCCATGTATAGCCTGCTGTGTGCACTGGACTTAATGAGAATATGTGGGTGACAGAGTTCATACACAATCCACAGAGAGggaagtggtgtgtgtgtgtgtgtgtgtcggtgtgtgcttgcatgcatgtgtgtgtggtgggggccGTCAGCAGGGGCCGAACAGCAAACCCTTGCCCCAGGCATCCCTAATAGGTAAATCCAGCCATGTGCACGAAGGTTTTAAATTCATAGCTAAGGGTAATGGCCAGTAATAAATGGACATTGAAATATTATGAAATGGTCTGCTTATCCTTAATTACAAAGCGCTGCTGTTTATACCACACCTCACAGGC
This region of Chaetodon auriga isolate fChaAug3 chromosome 10, fChaAug3.hap1, whole genome shotgun sequence genomic DNA includes:
- the bgnb gene encoding biglycan b → MLPHCSLLLLLCMVQLLSSSSALPFEQRGFWDFAMDSMDSGGIMTMMRDEEEGSAVDEILPPDIPMCPFGCHCQLRVVQCSDLGLTEVPKNIPRDTKFLDLQNNHITELKENDFKGLTNLYGLSLRNNHISRVHPRAFLPLKHMQKLYFSKNLLTTIPKNLPASLVELRIHENRIKKVADGAFAGLGSMNCIEMGANPLHNSGFEPGAFKGLKLNYLRISEAKLTGVPKDLPESLHELHLDHNEIQAVELEDLSRYKNLYRLGLGFNHIRNIENGSLSYLPRLRELHLDHNRLTRVPRGLPDMKYLQVVYLHSNNINKVGVDDFCPRGFGMKRTFYNGISLFSNPVNYWEVQPATFRCVSDRLAIQFGNYKK